One window of the Halobacillus litoralis genome contains the following:
- a CDS encoding NAD(P)-dependent oxidoreductase, producing the protein MKLAVFGGTGRVGSSVVKLALSKKMQVKVLIRDRKKAEEMIPEAEHVIGDVTREEDISATLESCDMVFSGLSTDKTDTLSTAFPKIISEMEKQQISRIVTIGTAGILNSRYEQGKYRFETDESKRRKTFAAKEHVKVYQLLSGSHLDWTIVCPTYLPDGDQHTNLRYEIDLLPEGGKKITVEDTAQFAFEELIHKRFLHHRVGICY; encoded by the coding sequence ATGAAACTAGCTGTATTCGGTGGTACGGGAAGAGTCGGATCGAGCGTTGTAAAGTTAGCTTTAAGCAAAAAAATGCAAGTGAAAGTACTCATCAGAGATCGGAAGAAAGCAGAAGAAATGATTCCTGAAGCTGAGCATGTGATCGGTGATGTCACTCGTGAGGAAGATATCAGTGCGACCCTCGAGAGCTGTGATATGGTTTTCAGCGGATTAAGTACAGACAAAACCGATACACTGTCAACGGCCTTCCCAAAGATCATCAGTGAAATGGAAAAACAGCAAATCAGCCGAATCGTCACAATAGGAACAGCCGGAATTTTGAATAGTCGATATGAGCAAGGGAAGTATCGGTTCGAGACAGATGAATCGAAAAGGAGGAAGACATTTGCAGCTAAGGAACACGTAAAGGTCTACCAGCTCCTGAGTGGCAGTCACTTGGATTGGACCATCGTCTGCCCCACCTATTTACCAGACGGTGACCAGCACACCAACCTCAGATATGAAATAGATTTATTACCAGAAGGCGGAAAAAAAATCACCGTGGAAGATACAGCCCAATTTGCATTTGAGGAACTTATTCATAAACGTTTCTTACACCATCGTGTCGGAATTTGTTATTAA
- a CDS encoding MFS transporter: MKKKPVLSWLFYDFGNSAFATTIMAAVLPVFYYDVAAKGVQESLAASYWGYSQSIAVLIVAILAPVLGAISDYSAAKKKFLMFFAYMGMVASVLLAFVGEGDYLFASLLLIIGTIGFSGANVFYDAFLPEVADEDNIDRVSATGFAFGYIGGGVLLAVNLLMIMKYNWFGLPNSLVGTQLAFVSVGLWWFVFSIPLIKNVVEEKKVQPGRTQSYVKIGFSRLGRTWKELKHFKHLLLFLLAFWLYNDGISTIIKMATIYGRDIGIDSSSLIIALLITQFVGIPCTFFFGWLAGKITAKRALLISLFIYLAIIGLGYFMTTALHFYILAICVGFVQGGAQSLSRSIFGRMVPGDRHAEFFGFYGISSKFAAIFGPFVFALVGQLTGSSRLGILSLIVFFVIGIILLFKLDVEKGVEQAKAHTNPNDEPVIRS, from the coding sequence ATGAAAAAGAAACCAGTATTGAGTTGGTTATTCTATGATTTTGGTAATTCAGCCTTTGCTACGACGATCATGGCAGCCGTGCTGCCTGTCTTCTATTATGATGTGGCTGCCAAAGGTGTACAGGAATCGTTAGCAGCCAGCTACTGGGGATATTCCCAATCGATCGCTGTTTTAATCGTTGCCATACTTGCACCAGTGTTAGGTGCGATCAGTGACTATTCTGCAGCGAAAAAGAAGTTTCTGATGTTCTTTGCATACATGGGCATGGTAGCGAGTGTACTGCTAGCTTTCGTTGGTGAAGGTGATTATCTATTCGCATCCCTTCTATTGATCATCGGTACGATTGGTTTCTCAGGGGCGAATGTGTTTTATGACGCTTTTTTACCCGAAGTAGCGGATGAAGACAATATCGACCGGGTTTCAGCGACTGGATTCGCCTTTGGGTATATCGGCGGAGGGGTTCTGTTAGCTGTCAACTTACTAATGATCATGAAATATAACTGGTTCGGACTGCCGAATAGCTTAGTCGGTACTCAATTGGCCTTTGTTTCCGTAGGTCTATGGTGGTTTGTCTTTTCCATTCCATTAATCAAAAATGTCGTAGAAGAAAAGAAAGTCCAGCCTGGGAGAACGCAGTCCTATGTAAAAATCGGCTTCAGTCGTCTTGGGCGGACATGGAAAGAATTAAAACACTTCAAACATTTACTTCTTTTTTTGTTAGCTTTTTGGCTATACAATGATGGGATTTCTACGATAATAAAAATGGCTACCATTTATGGACGTGATATCGGCATAGATAGTTCTTCATTGATCATAGCACTTTTGATCACTCAGTTCGTCGGGATTCCTTGTACTTTCTTTTTTGGGTGGCTCGCAGGGAAGATCACCGCTAAACGGGCCTTGCTCATTTCCTTGTTCATATACTTAGCCATCATAGGTTTAGGATATTTCATGACAACGGCATTGCATTTTTATATTTTAGCGATTTGTGTTGGCTTCGTCCAAGGAGGGGCGCAGTCATTAAGCCGTTCGATTTTCGGACGGATGGTTCCTGGCGATCGTCATGCAGAGTTCTTTGGGTTTTATGGTATTTCTTCCAAATTTGCAGCTATTTTCGGACCTTTTGTCTTTGCACTCGTCGGTCAATTGACTGGCTCCAGCCGGTTAGGGATTTTATCACTCATTGTATTTTTCGTGATCGGAATCATCCTATTGTTTAAGCTGGACGTTGAAAAGGGTGTAGAACAAGCGAAAGCCCATACGAATCCTAACGATGAACCGGTCATCCGATCATAA
- a CDS encoding IDEAL domain-containing protein, which translates to MRKQKIDYVIRRDPEYKGKEITAKRELSFGIQLASRLLLDHLSYQFNKERLDEKVNLAIDNGDREEFERLSQLYQSYS; encoded by the coding sequence ATGAGAAAGCAAAAGATTGATTATGTTATCCGTCGCGACCCCGAATACAAAGGGAAAGAGATTACGGCCAAGAGAGAATTGTCCTTTGGAATCCAGCTAGCCTCACGTCTGCTTTTAGATCACTTGAGTTATCAATTTAATAAAGAACGTCTGGATGAGAAAGTTAATCTGGCTATTGATAACGGTGATCGTGAAGAATTTGAACGTTTAAGTCAACTGTATCAATCCTACTCATAG
- a CDS encoding zinc dependent phospholipase C family protein, whose amino-acid sequence MPNIWTHIIFVDTLCHDLGHKALLDTSYASLHMGAQGPDPFFYHNFLPFLPDQKVAEVGMQLHTENCGPFLLDMIKIGSQSKHHLQAYILGFVSHHILDRHTHPYIHYHAGYEGNKHQKLEVIIDTLMLQRERNRKSWHTPVHKEIRIKKNTTAIADMMYTLIDTHYPGTVEAYSPSFVTRSLQHIQAAQRVLYDPWKWKNKYFGPLVSSFSHQPISQPKDYLNENRTDWNHPATNKVRDESFLDLYKKALDEGERLFKHIFNYWETLEAAHWYKIQEIIDNVSYDTGETLDKKLTNKYSRPII is encoded by the coding sequence ATGCCGAATATTTGGACACATATCATTTTCGTCGACACACTTTGTCACGATCTCGGGCACAAAGCTTTGTTGGACACTTCTTATGCATCCCTTCATATGGGAGCCCAAGGTCCTGATCCGTTTTTTTATCATAATTTTCTACCCTTTCTTCCAGATCAAAAAGTCGCTGAAGTAGGAATGCAGTTGCACACAGAAAATTGCGGACCCTTTTTACTGGATATGATCAAGATCGGGAGTCAATCAAAGCATCATTTACAAGCCTATATTTTAGGTTTCGTCAGTCACCATATCCTCGACCGGCATACACACCCTTACATCCATTATCATGCCGGCTATGAGGGAAATAAGCACCAAAAACTCGAGGTGATCATTGATACATTGATGCTTCAACGTGAACGTAATAGGAAATCATGGCATACCCCTGTCCATAAAGAAATCAGAATCAAAAAAAACACCACAGCGATTGCCGACATGATGTATACATTAATTGATACTCATTATCCAGGCACTGTGGAAGCGTATTCCCCTTCCTTTGTCACACGATCTTTGCAGCATATACAAGCCGCACAACGGGTTTTGTATGACCCTTGGAAATGGAAAAATAAATACTTCGGTCCGCTCGTATCCTCCTTCTCCCATCAACCGATCAGTCAGCCGAAAGATTATTTGAATGAAAATCGTACAGACTGGAATCACCCGGCTACTAACAAAGTTCGCGATGAATCTTTTTTGGACCTTTATAAAAAGGCGCTCGACGAAGGAGAAAGGCTTTTCAAACATATTTTCAACTATTGGGAGACCCTCGAGGCAGCACATTGGTATAAGATTCAAGAAATCATCGACAATGTTTCTTATGACACAGGAGAAACTTTGGATAAAAAATTGACCAACAAGTACAGCCGCCCAATCATTTGA
- a CDS encoding M15 family metallopeptidase, with protein MKKALLLTLLSFSLAACSAGPFSAEEPEEEVPASSTVDDEEVKEKESPEADQETGTEEQTGEEGANEQKEEKVTEDGLIQVDKPESMTVVVNKNRKLPGEYVPPDLTVPDVPFYFNEDHPKKQMREEAARALEELFAAAEEDGLDLVAASGYRSYDRQKEIYERNVEIYGEEETNTFSAKPGTSEHQTGLAMDVTSAEMSFKLEQSFGNTAEGEWLAEHAHEHGFIIRYIKGMKEVTGYMYEPWHLRYVGEEYSTDVHEREVTLEEFFGYYPSDE; from the coding sequence TTGAAAAAAGCACTTTTATTAACATTATTAAGCTTTTCATTAGCTGCTTGTTCTGCCGGGCCATTTTCTGCGGAAGAGCCGGAGGAAGAAGTGCCAGCTTCATCTACTGTCGACGATGAAGAAGTGAAAGAAAAAGAAAGTCCAGAAGCAGATCAAGAAACTGGAACTGAAGAACAAACTGGAGAAGAAGGCGCAAATGAACAGAAAGAAGAAAAAGTCACAGAAGATGGATTGATACAAGTAGATAAGCCGGAGAGCATGACGGTTGTCGTCAATAAAAATCGTAAATTACCTGGTGAATATGTACCACCTGATTTAACTGTGCCTGATGTACCTTTTTACTTCAACGAAGATCACCCAAAAAAACAAATGCGTGAAGAGGCAGCGCGTGCCTTGGAAGAGCTTTTTGCAGCAGCTGAAGAGGACGGATTGGATTTAGTAGCCGCTTCTGGTTACCGCTCTTATGATCGTCAGAAGGAAATTTACGAGCGTAATGTAGAAATATATGGGGAAGAAGAGACGAATACTTTTTCTGCTAAGCCTGGGACAAGTGAGCACCAAACCGGTTTGGCCATGGATGTCACTTCAGCTGAGATGTCTTTTAAGCTAGAGCAATCCTTCGGGAATACGGCAGAGGGTGAGTGGCTGGCTGAACACGCCCATGAGCATGGTTTCATCATCCGCTATATTAAAGGGATGAAAGAAGTGACAGGGTACATGTATGAGCCATGGCACCTCCGTTATGTCGGGGAAGAATACTCAACAGATGTGCATGAACGAGAAGTCACGTTAGAAGAATTTTTCGGGTATTATCCATCAGATGAATAA
- the wrbA gene encoding NAD(P)H:quinone oxidoreductase — protein MANVKLAIIYYSSTGTNYQMAQWAEETAKQEGADVKLVRVPELAPMEAIEQNPAWKEHYLATKDVVTEAQVDDLDWADAVLFSIPTRFGNVPAQVKQYMDQAGGLWFQGKLVNKVVSAMTSAQNPHGGQESTLLNFYTTMFHWGAIVAAPGYTDDAIFASGGNPYGTSVSVDGEGNMQEDVEGAVRHQVKRTLDVASKFVE, from the coding sequence ATGGCAAATGTGAAATTAGCGATTATTTACTACAGTTCGACAGGTACGAACTATCAAATGGCTCAGTGGGCAGAAGAAACTGCCAAACAAGAAGGAGCAGATGTAAAATTAGTCCGGGTTCCTGAATTGGCTCCAATGGAAGCGATTGAACAGAACCCTGCCTGGAAAGAACACTACTTAGCAACTAAAGATGTAGTAACAGAAGCGCAAGTAGATGACCTGGATTGGGCAGATGCTGTTCTTTTCAGTATCCCGACTCGTTTCGGTAATGTACCCGCACAAGTGAAGCAGTATATGGATCAAGCAGGTGGGCTATGGTTCCAGGGCAAGCTTGTCAATAAAGTAGTAAGTGCCATGACTTCTGCACAAAACCCACATGGTGGTCAAGAATCCACTTTATTGAATTTCTATACGACGATGTTCCACTGGGGCGCGATCGTTGCTGCACCTGGCTATACAGATGATGCGATTTTCGCTTCCGGAGGTAACCCTTATGGAACAAGCGTAAGTGTTGATGGTGAAGGTAACATGCAAGAGGATGTCGAAGGTGCTGTTCGTCACCAAGTGAAACGTACTCTTGATGTTGCAAGTAAATTTGTAGAGTAA